A segment of the Brienomyrus brachyistius isolate T26 chromosome 13, BBRACH_0.4, whole genome shotgun sequence genome:
AAGTTATGCAAACAATCTGCAATATCAGGCAAATACTGACCTCTTGTGGTTTAAATAGTCAATTGCAAATTCTAAGTTTGACGCTTACCTGGTGAATTGTGAGCGACAAACATGCTCTCCTGTGTTGTGAACTTGTGATATAattaatgtttttaaataaaatattaaaaccttaCTGCACTATTTCTAACcctttaaatgaaaatgttgcTTGCACTGAATTTCATTATATTAGTTATAGTACTTATTATATTTAATAACTTATTTTTATGCACCAAAAAGCATGCCTAAATACTGGGATGACATTTTCCAATATCTACCCAGCTGTTACAGTGACATTAAGATTCCTGTTAAGGTAAATTACCTTTTTGCTTTACCGCTGTGAACTCATGGTTTGTACCTGAATTTAAAAAGCGAGCCACTTTAACTTCAATCACGGGAAACATTCTACTATTATTTCCGCTACTGTTTTCACTTAGATAACAACACCTGGCAGGTGGTCGGGAGGTGAAGAGCATTATGGCTCAAACCAGTGGTGTGTGACCTGTAATATTCTCTAATGTAATATTACAGGTCAGACATGATATGTGATCGGGCCTCGTGATTTTGAAACCGCAGCTGTACCAGGCGTCGTGTGTTTACTGTTTTTGTGGCTTTATTGCATCAGCAGGACTGAAGCCTTTCAAGGAGACCGCTTGCTGTCTCTGACCTGCAGGGGCAAATCTGTTGCCGCTAGCGCGGGTGGAGACAGAGGCACCTCCCGTACCGCAGACACAATACCAGCTCCCCGATTGCATCACGCGGCGGGGCCTGGATAATTGCCCCACGCGAGACCGCGCACTTGCCCCGGACTCCCCCATCTGCGGCGCACCTGACTAGCCCCGCTGCATGCAATCACCAGTAATCCTTTCACTACCACGCTGCGTTGCCTGGAGACCAGGGCTGCTGGGGCCGGGCCCTCCTGCTAGGACAGAAAGTAACGTAGCACCTCTCTGCCTGATAGTCACTCTCAACGCACCGTGTCAACGCACTCCAGGAAGCGGGAGGGATTACGTGAATGACAAATCAAGTCATCTTTATCTCGCCACAATGTCGCATCTACAATTTTCTCCGAAAGCCTATATTCCTTTCCTGATAATACTCACATAAGCAGGAAATGCAAGGCTTGTTTTGGTGAGCCTGGGTAATGGCAACCAATAGCAACCTTTTGTGTTTCAATacaagtcatccatccatcattcagTTCATCATCAGTTCGCTCTCGAAACAGCAGGTGCACAGGGACACAGCGTGGAATCTCCCACCCCCGACATAACACCTCACCCATGCGATGGCAACTCCATTCAACGCTTGCCAGGATTTGCGCAATGCTGCTTACACATCATCAGGCGTCTCCAGGgaaggggaggcggggggggggggtcggatgCTAATTGATTTCTCCTCCGAAGAGAACATTTCATCATGCCTTGTTTTTTAACCCTTGCCCATGCATGACGTCACACGGATGGAGGGACCATCACGGGCGTGAGCAGATGCTCTTTGGAAAcctttcatggggggggggtgtggacgGCTAACAAAGTGACCGCTGAAGTGAACCAGTCACCCATGAAGGAGGACTTTTTTCTTGCGGCACCAGACAGTGAACAAGTCACCTCTAACACAGTCCTCATCAAAAACAGTTCCACCAAACTGGACCGAACATAAAATCAAATCAGTCAATCTCAAGTGAAGCCCTCAGGTGTTCAATCACTCATACTCCATGAAGTATTCCATCTCAGAAGACAAAGTGCCAACATGTGTTGACCAACGATCCGTAGGGACAATAATAAGGAATGACTCAGAACCAAGCAGCGGAACAGGACTGGACTTTGGGTCTTTCTCACTGCTCAATAAGGAACACAATCGCTAGACATGTACTTTGACCATGAAACATCACTCCCTCCCCACGACCCCAAGGAGGATAAACAGCCCCAGACTCATCACCATGCAATCCAGTGACTTAAGGCCAGACATGTGCTTCCTCAGGTAAAATGAATCCTGGGGGAAACTGACTGGCTGTAACAGGTGTCATATTTCATCAGTATTTGCACTGTGTTTTCCTATGGGTACAAATCAACCAATAATTTTcagcaccaaaaaaaaaatcatacgcTTCAGTTAATGGATTATCTTGAGAATACAGAAATGAAAAGAGCAACAGCTTTTATTAACAATAGAAAAGTGGTTGTTCCTCAAATCAGTGTCAAAGCTCTCCAAACTATAATCCATAAACCATGTCTTTATACTGAAACAAAGAATTGCAAAAATATTTGTGTTTAAAAGATTGCAAAATAAAGGCATATTAATATGCTGACATAGACACTGGTGGATCTGTAAGGCATATAAAAGTCAACCATATTTACATATCAAcagataaatttaaaaaaatcagtgcATGAGCCCCGTACTGACAACAACAGAacagtaaataaataacaaagaaTCTCTTGAGCGTTTAAATAAGACTCAACCCAGCTGATTCAGCTGACCAAGACAAAGAGACGAAAGTGAATATCTGCAGTGTCTAAATGCTTGTAAAGAAATTTAAAAATTCTACTTTAGAGTTTgtgatgggggggcggggtagGTGCTGTCAGGTGTCCTGTATACGAGCCAGAATCTTTTCCCTGTGTGAAGCACTCAGGCAGTAACCAATGGCCTGCTCCGCCTCCGCAATCCGCCGCTGGAAACGATCCCGGTCGCGGGCCATTTCTTCCCACTGTCCCTTCCTGGACGCCTGGAGGGCAGAGGACCAGGCCCGCATGACGTGGACATGGATGACGGGTGAGAACCTCACCTGCAACAGGGGGTGGACAGACCAATGTCAATACATACTTACTCACAAGAAAATAAATCTGATCTCATCTCTCTGTAAAGCTGCCAACCATTCTGGTTCCACGTGCTTATACTATGATAAATCTCCCAGGGCATATTGAGAAACTACAATGCCGAAGATAACCACTATATGACAAGGGAACATTACGATACTGTCATTGGCATGTGATTTCGCCCTGAATCACAGGTCACATGTCACTAAGTCACTGTCCAGTAATATTTAGCTGTTACACATCACAGCCGTACAGCACTGCAGTTATTTTGGGGGAAAACATGAAACACAGACAGAAATAAACTAAAACTATTTTCAGGGCAGGGTCTTTGCTAGTACACTTACAGGATACACTGATTTGGAAGGTAGTTAATTCTGCGTAAATTTACTTTGGGTATAAATATGCATAAAATATAGCAAGCATATTAACCTTTTTTATCTGTGGTTTGTCCTTTTTCTGAGGCTCTGCTGAAAACCCGCTAGTCAGCCTTCTCTTCGTCCAGGGGACAGTCTTTGGACTGTCCCAGGACCTCTGGGAGCAGCAGTGCTTAAAGTGTCTATTTGGCAAACGTGGCTTTGTCATGCAGGCCTTCTGTAAACCTTCTGGTTGGGTGGTCGTGTCTGTGAGCTGGGGGCCAAGGCGTGCCATGCCATGTGCTGGCGGGGAGCTCCGGAGACAAGCCCGGAAGTGAAGAGGGTGGTAAGGATCGTCACCCGGGGAGAATGAGTTCCACAGCTCATCCTCTTCTGAGAAATGGGCTTCATCACTTTCACTACCTCCCATGTGGTCATCCTGTCCCAATCCATCtaactcatcatcatcatcatcatcatcatgagcTGCAACACTGGGTGTCTCCTCCCCATGACTGACACCGCCTGAACAAGCTCTCTGGGAGCTGGAGGTGCAGGCCGTGAAGTGCAGGGGGTTGTAAGGGTCTTCAGGATGGGTGAATGAATCCCAGATCTTCTGGCTGTCCTCGTCCTCCTCGGCTGCTGACTCGCAGGAACTGTCCCAACCGCTCTCGCTGTCTGAACAGACGTGGCCGGTGTCCTGATATGTCTTTTGTAGAGTTTCCTCTTTTTGGGTAGAATTGGGGTTCTTCCCATTTCTACGTTCTGCTGTCTCATGTGTGTATTCCTTCTTGGAGAAGGTAGACATACAAGCAGAGAAACTTAAGGGATTGTAAGGATCGTTACATTTTGTAAAAGACTCCCACATTGCCTCGTTCTGCTGAAGGTTGGACTCATCGTCATCCTCATCATCATAATCGTCATCCCATGAAGTTTCCTCCAGGTCTTTAGTGCACTCGGACTCAGGTGCTGCGTCAAATACCTCCACAGGTGTGTTGTAGTTACAGCACATGTCAGCTGTGCCATTTAAGTCTTCAGCCACATGTATGTCCCAGTCAGCATTGTTATTTGGATGCCAGCTAGGGTGATGCCCCAAGCACATATCTTCATCAGACTCGGAGAAGCATTCAGTAGCACGCAAGACAAAATCGTCCACCAAACTGCAGCACAGGTCCTCTGGCCGCAGGCCAGAGAGCAGCGCGGCGTGTGAGCCTCCCGCATACGTGTCCACGCCACACTTGGACAGCATGTTTGTCCCATCAAACAAAGAAGAGAGGATGAAGGATTCAGCCGGCCCGTCAGACGTGCTCATGTGCTGGACGTGACGGCCCGTCTCATCCGTGATCCTCAAGTGTACCTCCAGTCTGAACATCTGGAAGACTGCGAAAGAGCATTCAAACATTAACAAAACGGCTACGATTGGCAGCACAAAATTGTTAATTTATCCACATTTTGGAATTAACAAAAGCAGGTGCTGGAAAACTGTCAAGTGCACGATTAATCGCCTAATCGTACTTTTCCCATCATGTTTCACATATTTTACTGTCGGTACTCGCTGAATGGAATACGCAtaatttaaattatgctttttttCTATCAAATGAGAGTATATTTTAGCCTGCCTGTTGCGCCAATATGCAAACATATCGTATGTAAGCGGCCAAAAATAACTTAAGAGTGAATCCGAAagtgacaacccccccccccccgctcggtCGTAGCATTTCCATTCCAGGAAATTCTTCAGTTAGTAACAGCAGAGATCAGAATCTTAAAGCACCACAGCAAAAGAGAAAGTATCTCCTCACCTGCTAGGAAGCTGTAGTAAATAACATGAACGAGAAAGCGCAAATGATCCCAAACGACACAAAGTATCTGCTTCGTCCAGGGCAGGATCAACATCGCCGCGTCCCCCGATCGCTGCACGGCGGCCCCGTCCGCTCTCTCCTTCCCAGGACCCACAATAGTTTCCATTTTCAGCGACACAGAGCACCAATAAATTCACCAGCAATTCTGGTTATTAACGTTTTGAGAAAGTGCGTTGTTTTTCTTCCAGATTACTTGTGTGAGGTCGTACACTGCCTTCATGATTCAGATCCAGTCGAATAAATGTTATTGTTCGCCGGTAAAAATTTCGAGACAAAGTAACGGTTTTCACTTTCTTTTCGTCTACAAAGGCAGCCGCGGTCGTTCCTCCCCTGGAAATGACTAACGTGAGCACCCGGGCGTACCACCCCTTTTATCTCTGTGTTTGGTTCAACTGGTAACGCAGGCGCGGTTAGAGAATCGCGCTGTCACTCTTGTGCCACCGCCTCCCTCCCCCATTAAGCAACACCCCTTCCCTTTATCCGTGTCGTGTCCGATTACCCGTAAACTGCGCTGGAAACTACAAGAAGCGTCGGAGGAAAGTTCGACGCCCCGGGACTCCCGAGCGATATCTGGTCCGGAGCTTCTGATAAGACTGACGAGTGTAACTGCAGACCTAATGTTAAACACCGATCTTTAAGACAGTCAGACGTGATGAAATTGCAATAAATGCAATTCGTAAAAATGTGGCATTCGCAAAACCTGAGGAACAGAACGATTTAAGTGTAAAATTGAACTGTTCTGCCCActgcaacaaaacaaaaaaaaaaatcgcagtACAATTACAGTTTTAAATATAGCACATAGGACAGTGACAGAAACACGGCTCTTGCACCGCCCAACAGTAAACAGGTTCACGCCTGATCACCAGTGGTACTCAGCAAGCGAGCAAACAGAGTGCTGGATAATGTTTACATTCTTTAGGAAATTATGGGTAATGAACATGATTCTTTGTACTGGgaaatttaatgaaaaaaaaaat
Coding sequences within it:
- the ppp1r15b gene encoding protein phosphatase 1 regulatory subunit 15B; the encoded protein is METIVGPGKERADGAAVQRSGDAAMLILPWTKQILCVVWDHLRFLVHVIYYSFLAVFQMFRLEVHLRITDETGRHVQHMSTSDGPAESFILSSLFDGTNMLSKCGVDTYAGGSHAALLSGLRPEDLCCSLVDDFVLRATECFSESDEDMCLGHHPSWHPNNNADWDIHVAEDLNGTADMCCNYNTPVEVFDAAPESECTKDLEETSWDDDYDDEDDDESNLQQNEAMWESFTKCNDPYNPLSFSACMSTFSKKEYTHETAERRNGKNPNSTQKEETLQKTYQDTGHVCSDSESGWDSSCESAAEEDEDSQKIWDSFTHPEDPYNPLHFTACTSSSQRACSGGVSHGEETPSVAAHDDDDDDDELDGLGQDDHMGGSESDEAHFSEEDELWNSFSPGDDPYHPLHFRACLRSSPPAHGMARLGPQLTDTTTQPEGLQKACMTKPRLPNRHFKHCCSQRSWDSPKTVPWTKRRLTSGFSAEPQKKDKPQIKKVRFSPVIHVHVMRAWSSALQASRKGQWEEMARDRDRFQRRIAEAEQAIGYCLSASHREKILARIQDT